From Microbacterium sp. LWH11-1.2, one genomic window encodes:
- a CDS encoding carbohydrate ABC transporter permease, with protein sequence MRSSLSGRIMRGVFVAMAVIATIFPFVWTLNLATQNTASGSGPTFFAAPSFEAFAAVWENSDFVGSMVMSVIVVALTVVLSLLVTVPAAYALVRFRVRRKSGLVVWLLLAYLLPDFLIAIPMFALLQNIGLYDTAFGLALAYQVFMVPLAMWLLLRFFEEVPAELAEAASIDGASRFVTLTRVYLPIVRPGIATTAVLIAVTVWNEVTLALSLTLNNPTVPIAIAAYKGYASIQWDQLAAASLLAMAPVIIFAIFAQKHIVSGLTAGTGK encoded by the coding sequence GTGCGCTCTAGTCTCTCCGGCAGGATCATGCGCGGCGTCTTCGTCGCCATGGCCGTGATCGCCACGATCTTCCCCTTCGTCTGGACGCTCAATCTCGCGACGCAGAACACCGCGTCCGGGAGCGGACCGACCTTCTTCGCCGCTCCCTCGTTCGAGGCATTCGCCGCCGTGTGGGAGAACAGCGACTTCGTCGGCTCGATGGTGATGAGCGTGATCGTCGTCGCGCTCACCGTCGTGCTCTCGCTGCTCGTGACGGTACCCGCGGCCTACGCACTGGTGAGGTTCCGCGTGCGGAGGAAGTCGGGACTCGTGGTCTGGTTGCTGCTGGCCTACCTGCTGCCCGACTTCCTGATCGCGATCCCGATGTTCGCGCTGCTGCAGAACATCGGTCTCTACGACACCGCGTTCGGTCTGGCGCTCGCGTACCAGGTGTTCATGGTGCCGCTCGCGATGTGGCTGCTGCTGCGCTTCTTCGAAGAGGTGCCCGCCGAACTCGCCGAGGCCGCCAGCATCGACGGCGCGTCCCGGTTCGTCACCCTCACGCGGGTGTACCTTCCGATCGTGCGTCCGGGGATCGCGACGACCGCGGTGCTCATCGCCGTGACGGTCTGGAACGAGGTCACCCTCGCCCTCTCGCTGACGCTGAACAACCCGACCGTGCCCATCGCGATCGCCGCATACAAGGGCTACGCTTCGATCCAATGGGACCAGCTGGCCGCGGCGTCGCTGCTGGCCATGGCTCCGGTGATCATCTTCGCGATCTTCGCGCAGAAGCACATCGTCAGCGGATTGACGGCAGGAACGGGGAAGTGA
- a CDS encoding sugar ABC transporter permease, whose protein sequence is MTSTELLVTADSTRGGLRPGAAPRREAPRRPASGRGASLYLVPMIVLLGMTSIVPIVYSLSLSLFNWNWGSRFDFVGLDNYIALLGDGEFWASLFRTALFTLLAVAFEIVLGLAIAMAVQSMTRGLGWLRTVFILPLMVSGMVVALVWKVMLDPTLGVIPFLLGKVGLPGVDLLGSATTALPALAGIDTWWQTGFVFIILSAGLAGLPKEPFEASHVDGANAIQRFRFLTLPMMVPIILTVAAIRTVDCLKVFALAFGTTNGGPAQSTDFTQMLAYRTAFREFKMSESMTMMITYTLLIVVVLAVVGLIRKAGRRAL, encoded by the coding sequence ATGACCTCCACCGAGCTCCTCGTCACGGCCGACAGCACCCGGGGCGGCTTGCGCCCCGGGGCTGCGCCCCGACGCGAGGCACCCCGACGGCCGGCATCCGGCAGGGGAGCGTCGCTCTACCTGGTACCGATGATCGTCCTGCTGGGAATGACCTCGATCGTGCCGATCGTCTACTCGCTCTCCCTCAGCCTGTTCAACTGGAACTGGGGATCGCGCTTCGACTTCGTGGGGCTCGACAACTACATCGCCCTGCTGGGTGACGGGGAGTTCTGGGCGTCGCTGTTCCGCACCGCGCTCTTCACCCTGCTCGCGGTGGCGTTCGAGATCGTGCTCGGATTGGCGATCGCGATGGCCGTGCAGTCGATGACGCGCGGCCTGGGCTGGCTGCGCACGGTCTTCATCCTCCCGCTGATGGTCTCGGGCATGGTCGTCGCACTCGTCTGGAAGGTGATGCTGGACCCGACGCTCGGCGTCATCCCGTTCCTGCTCGGAAAGGTCGGACTCCCGGGTGTCGACCTTCTGGGCTCGGCGACCACCGCGCTGCCGGCGCTGGCGGGGATCGACACCTGGTGGCAGACCGGATTCGTCTTCATCATCCTGAGCGCCGGGCTCGCCGGGTTGCCGAAGGAGCCGTTCGAGGCATCGCACGTCGACGGCGCGAATGCGATCCAGCGCTTCCGGTTCCTCACGCTGCCGATGATGGTGCCGATCATCCTCACGGTCGCGGCCATCCGCACCGTCGACTGCCTCAAGGTCTTCGCCCTCGCGTTCGGCACCACGAACGGGGGCCCTGCCCAGTCCACCGACTTCACCCAGATGCTCGCCTACCGCACCGCGTTCCGCGAGTTCAAGATGAGCGAGAGCATGACCATGATGATCACGTACACGCTGCTGATCGTCGTGGTGCTCGCGGTCGTCGGTCTCATCCGAAAGGCAGGACGCCGTGCGCTCTAG
- a CDS encoding ROK family protein — MRVIGVDVGGTNIRAALFDDAAEVRTVVRPATLGPGERPAEAMLALIREVAMDEDVAAVGMAITGPVDVRTRIVHNSHTLPDWSGTSWVDEVETALGRPVVVENDAMGAAFGEFAHGAGREAEVMAMVTLGTGIGVAVVSRATGALRGAAAFHPEGGHLLIGNGSLERVDRCYCGQVGCWEELCSGSSIPKYWITEGRIRWDDYGQVLARGVRNVTRAYAPDTIVFGGGVSANFDDFAPALREAFAEPDPMGAPVVFVQAELDQPGCVGAAHLAATLAE, encoded by the coding sequence GTGAGAGTCATCGGCGTCGACGTCGGCGGGACGAACATCCGCGCCGCGCTGTTCGACGATGCTGCGGAGGTCCGCACGGTCGTGCGTCCTGCAACGCTGGGTCCGGGCGAGCGGCCGGCCGAGGCGATGCTCGCGTTGATCCGTGAGGTGGCGATGGATGAGGATGTCGCCGCTGTCGGAATGGCGATCACAGGCCCGGTCGACGTGCGGACGCGGATCGTGCACAACTCCCACACCTTGCCGGACTGGTCAGGAACATCGTGGGTCGACGAGGTCGAGACCGCACTCGGCCGACCCGTCGTGGTGGAGAACGACGCGATGGGCGCGGCGTTCGGGGAGTTCGCCCACGGCGCGGGCCGCGAGGCCGAGGTCATGGCCATGGTCACGCTCGGCACCGGGATCGGGGTCGCCGTGGTGTCGCGGGCGACCGGTGCGCTGCGGGGAGCCGCGGCCTTCCATCCCGAAGGTGGCCACTTGCTGATCGGCAACGGCTCGCTGGAAAGAGTCGACCGCTGCTACTGCGGCCAGGTCGGATGCTGGGAGGAGCTGTGCAGCGGCAGCAGCATCCCGAAGTACTGGATCACCGAAGGTCGCATCCGCTGGGACGACTACGGTCAGGTGCTCGCCCGTGGAGTTCGCAACGTCACGCGCGCATACGCGCCCGACACGATCGTGTTCGGCGGCGGCGTCAGCGCCAACTTCGACGACTTCGCGCCAGCGCTGCGGGAGGCCTTCGCGGAACCCGATCCGATGGGCGCGCCCGTGGTCTTCGTGCAGGCAGAGCTGGATCAACCCGGATGCGTCGGCGCTGCTCACCTGGCGGCGACGCTCGCCGAGTGA